From a single Serratia surfactantfaciens genomic region:
- the pqiB gene encoding intermembrane transport protein PqiB: MTENNHSVADVEKIKRWSPVWIIPIVTALIGAWILFYHFSHQGPVVTLVTTTAEGLEAGKTKIKSRSVDVGVVETVTLSDDLSKVMVQARLNSGMEKLLRQDSAFWVVKPQIGREGVSGLGTLLSGAYIELQPGSKGKDGKDNYQLLDAPPLASPDAKGLRIVLDSEKSGQLNAGDPVLFRGYRVGSVETSYFDPKERAMRYQLFITAPYDQLVTTNVRFWKDSGVAFDMSAQGMRVEMGSLTTLFSGGVSFDVPDGWDRGEQAKEKAEYQLFDNQRSTQDSLYTVHKDYLLFFSDSVRGLQPGAPVEFRGIRLGTVAQVPFYKEGMAQRLDNDYRIPVLIRIEPDRFQKQLGGNFDIEGHLKDAESRGMRASMKSANLLTGSLYIDLDFYPQEKAWKGPREVFGYPLMPTTSGGLAQIQQKLMQTLDKINAMPINPMINEATKTLAESQKTMKSTQQTMKSLNDIIASKEMQALPQDMQKTLLELNRSMKGFQPGSPAYNKMVGDMQRLDQVLRELQPVLRTLNEKSNALVFEAAGSNDPQPKKATK, translated from the coding sequence GTGACGGAAAATAATCATAGCGTCGCGGACGTTGAGAAGATCAAACGCTGGTCGCCGGTGTGGATCATTCCCATCGTGACCGCGCTGATCGGCGCCTGGATCCTGTTTTACCACTTCAGCCATCAGGGGCCGGTGGTGACGCTGGTCACTACGACGGCGGAAGGGCTGGAAGCGGGTAAAACCAAAATCAAAAGCCGCAGCGTTGACGTCGGCGTGGTGGAAACCGTCACGCTGAGCGATGACCTGAGCAAGGTGATGGTGCAGGCGCGCCTTAATTCCGGCATGGAGAAATTGCTGCGCCAGGACTCTGCCTTTTGGGTGGTGAAGCCGCAGATCGGCCGTGAAGGCGTCTCCGGCTTGGGTACGCTGCTCTCCGGCGCCTATATCGAACTGCAGCCGGGCAGCAAGGGTAAAGACGGCAAAGACAACTATCAGCTGCTCGATGCGCCGCCGCTGGCGTCTCCGGACGCCAAAGGGCTGCGCATCGTGCTGGACAGCGAAAAATCGGGCCAGCTTAACGCCGGCGATCCGGTGCTGTTCCGCGGCTATCGCGTCGGGTCGGTGGAGACCAGTTACTTCGATCCTAAAGAGCGCGCCATGCGCTATCAGCTGTTCATCACCGCGCCTTATGACCAACTGGTTACCACCAACGTGCGCTTCTGGAAAGACAGCGGCGTGGCGTTCGACATGTCGGCGCAGGGCATGCGGGTGGAGATGGGGTCGTTGACCACGCTGTTCAGCGGCGGTGTCAGCTTCGATGTGCCGGACGGCTGGGATCGCGGTGAGCAGGCGAAAGAGAAGGCGGAATACCAGCTGTTCGACAACCAGCGCAGCACGCAGGATTCGCTGTATACCGTGCATAAAGACTACCTGCTGTTCTTCTCCGATTCGGTACGCGGCCTGCAGCCGGGCGCGCCGGTCGAGTTCCGTGGCATCCGTTTGGGCACGGTGGCGCAGGTGCCGTTCTATAAAGAGGGCATGGCGCAGCGTCTGGATAACGATTACCGCATTCCGGTGCTGATCCGTATCGAGCCGGATCGTTTCCAGAAACAGCTGGGCGGCAACTTCGATATCGAAGGCCACTTGAAAGACGCCGAGTCCCGCGGCATGCGCGCTTCGATGAAGTCCGCTAACCTGCTGACCGGTTCGCTGTATATCGATCTCGACTTCTATCCGCAGGAGAAGGCGTGGAAAGGGCCGCGTGAGGTCTTCGGTTATCCGCTGATGCCGACCACCAGCGGCGGTTTGGCACAGATCCAGCAGAAGCTGATGCAGACGCTGGACAAGATCAACGCGATGCCGATCAATCCGATGATCAACGAGGCGACCAAAACGCTGGCGGAAAGCCAGAAAACCATGAAGTCGACGCAGCAGACCATGAAGTCGCTGAACGACATCATCGCCAGCAAAGAGATGCAGGCGCTGCCGCAGGATATGCAGAAAACGCTGCTGGAGCTGAACCGCAGCATGAAAGGGTTCCAGCCTGGCTCACCGGCTTACAACAAGATGGTGGGCGACATGCAGCGCCTCGACCAGGTGTTGCGTGAGCTGCAGCCGGTGCTGCGCACCCTGAATGAGAAGAGCAACGCGCTGGTGTTTGAAGCCGCTGGCAGCAATGACCCTCAGCCGAAGAAGGCCACTAAATGA
- the rmf gene encoding ribosome modulation factor, whose protein sequence is MKRQKRDRLERAHSRGYQAGILGRSREHCPYQSSVDARSQWLGGWREAMEDRAVTA, encoded by the coding sequence ATGAAGAGACAGAAACGCGATCGTCTGGAAAGGGCGCATTCGAGAGGGTATCAGGCAGGTATTTTAGGGCGTTCCAGGGAACATTGTCCCTACCAATCATCAGTGGACGCCCGGTCTCAATGGCTGGGAGGTTGGCGAGAAGCCATGGAAGACAGGGCTGTGACCGCTTAA
- the pqiC gene encoding membrane integrity-associated transporter subunit PqiC gives MMKWIPVALALLLSACSSSPQKTYYQLPALGAPAAVSSSGASTRQLWLEHVSVADYLAQSGVVYQTNDVQYVIAQNNLWASPLDQQLQQTLVTNLSSALPGWVVSSQPMSSDQDVLNVTISGFHGRFDGKAIIRGEWVLNRQGRLIKRPFSLELKQGEDGYDALVRTLAQGWQQEAQAIATQMGGI, from the coding sequence ATGATGAAATGGATCCCGGTAGCCCTGGCGCTGTTGCTCAGCGCCTGCAGCAGTTCACCACAGAAGACCTACTATCAGTTGCCGGCGCTGGGCGCGCCGGCGGCGGTCAGCAGCAGCGGCGCCTCCACGCGCCAGCTGTGGCTGGAGCACGTGAGCGTGGCGGATTATCTGGCGCAGAGCGGCGTGGTGTATCAGACCAACGACGTCCAGTACGTGATAGCCCAAAATAACCTGTGGGCCAGCCCGCTCGACCAGCAGCTGCAGCAAACGCTGGTCACCAACCTGAGCAGCGCGCTGCCGGGCTGGGTGGTCTCTTCGCAGCCGATGAGCAGCGATCAGGATGTGCTGAACGTGACCATCAGCGGTTTCCACGGCCGCTTTGACGGTAAAGCGATCATTCGCGGCGAGTGGGTGCTGAACCGCCAGGGGCGTTTGATCAAACGGCCGTTCAGCCTGGAGCTGAAACAGGGTGAGGACGGTTATGACGCCCTGGTGCGCACCCTGGCGCAGGGCTGGCAGCAGGAGGCTCAGGCTATCGCAACACAGATGGGCGGCATTTAG